One Pseudomonadota bacterium DNA segment encodes these proteins:
- a CDS encoding WecB/TagA/CpsF family glycosyltransferase: MTLQSAPDFRLLGVRIDNMPMRQALAEIVSTAASEGTPPCQMAFVNAHCLNVAARDRRYREVLNGARRVFADGVGVRVGARALGVRVRENVNGTDLFPRLCHALEAVDVGVFLLGASPRAVQGTADWIMHAHPRLRLAGVHHGFFSRGESDAVADEIRRSGAKLLLVAMGVPMQELWIDAHLRRAGVRVALGVGALFDFYSASVPRAPGWMRAHALEWVWRLGLEPRRMWRRYVLGNPRFLLRVAGQALTRRFQHEG, encoded by the coding sequence ATGACCTTACAGTCAGCACCCGATTTTCGGCTTCTCGGGGTTCGCATCGACAACATGCCCATGCGCCAGGCGCTGGCCGAGATCGTGTCGACGGCGGCGAGCGAGGGCACGCCGCCGTGTCAGATGGCGTTTGTGAACGCGCACTGTCTCAACGTCGCCGCGCGCGACCGTCGATACAGGGAGGTCTTGAACGGTGCGCGACGGGTGTTCGCCGACGGGGTCGGCGTTCGGGTCGGGGCGCGCGCGCTGGGAGTTCGGGTGCGCGAGAACGTGAACGGCACCGATCTGTTTCCCAGGCTGTGTCACGCCCTCGAGGCGGTCGACGTGGGCGTGTTCCTGCTCGGAGCGTCGCCACGAGCGGTGCAGGGAACGGCAGACTGGATCATGCACGCCCACCCACGCCTTCGCCTCGCGGGTGTCCATCATGGCTTCTTCTCGAGGGGCGAGAGCGATGCCGTGGCAGATGAGATACGGCGATCTGGCGCAAAGCTGCTCCTTGTCGCGATGGGCGTGCCGATGCAGGAGCTGTGGATCGATGCGCATCTGCGTCGCGCAGGCGTGCGTGTTGCGCTGGGCGTGGGGGCGCTGTTCGATTTCTACTCGGCATCGGTTCCCCGCGCGCCCGGGTGGATGCGCGCGCACGCACTCGAGTGGGTCTGGCGTCTCGGTCTCGAACCGCGGCGCATGTGGCGCCGGTATGTGCTCGGCAACCCACGGTTCCTGCTGCGCGTTGCGGGGCAGGCCTTGACGAGACGTTTTCAGCACGAAGGCTGA
- a CDS encoding glycoside hydrolase family 9: MSRFFMSEPSGRAARWRLSLAVSLVLATLLPGCGGGGSASTGSAGNPLAGSATSTSGGVSSTKADVRLSAHTPGASASKLQSTAPASQAPAEVSLDVPPVGYNALKIVSPTMLELTLVNTAPSVGAAPTSWNFVSGGTATLPSASAFVVTVGGQTVPVSTVGFKRRPLYAPDRVYDLRIGNYLYLQLSTPISDGAAVSVTNPGNTLWPSTMLWQASAAPTRYSPVVHVNQEGYVPAFAKKATVSYFLGSLGELNIPSTTFQVLDMSGQSVFSGTLTARPEQGLSTTPPLYQKVYVADFTAFKTPGQYRLFVPGLGASYPFRIDDGLAGDFARAYALGLYHKRCGTTNALPFTRFVHGACHILAAQIPTLDPIFANTQSFLSAFVSVASDAYQTAQKMTDTSKSLYPFVNSGTQDVHGGHHDAGDYSKYAIDVAQLAHHLLFAADNFAGVAQLDNLGIPESGDGQSDILQEAMWEADYLVRNQDADGGFYFLTYPRDMKYEYNMLPDDGIVQVTYPKNTSATAACTAALAEMGSSPLVKAQFPTKAAAYMAAANKGWTFLNNAWAKYGRQGAYQTVTFYGLVFSDKDEIAWCEAAMYAATNDPSIFAMLKADMPDPASSTLSRWGWWRLFEGYGCAIRDIAFAVKSGRLPSVDATYLAACQGQVAAGGQDQLGFTNASAFGVAYASADKRYGNAAWYCAGDRAFDMVVAYQLNPSQALLDAIVSNVDYEHGNNPVNESFITGCGWQRRREMVDQYSKNDRRQLPASGVPIGILTNVMPVLSTYGTSLRDLTYPADSSTTPGYGIYDRLTDTWNVQTEIVTSLAASGLASEAFLMTLTPVKSQAWKAPSASISLSGAAAINTPVTATLSVPGLDLSTASRIVWEAAGQQPIFGGASMTYAPTASGAAWVEAEVQWPDGRRAFASLDFSVSSTSPSPTPTPTPTPTPTPTPTPTPTPTPTPTPTPTPAYADAYAESVADPLVDHLPGERVDRLHRER, encoded by the coding sequence ATGTCCCGGTTCTTCATGTCGGAACCCTCGGGGAGGGCCGCCCGTTGGCGCCTCTCCCTGGCTGTCTCCCTCGTTCTCGCTACGCTCCTGCCCGGTTGCGGTGGTGGCGGATCTGCTTCGACCGGATCCGCTGGCAATCCACTGGCGGGGAGCGCAACGTCAACCTCTGGCGGGGTCTCATCGACGAAAGCCGATGTGCGCCTCTCTGCTCATACCCCTGGCGCGTCGGCCTCGAAACTGCAGTCGACGGCGCCCGCATCTCAGGCACCTGCTGAGGTGTCTCTCGACGTGCCGCCTGTTGGCTACAACGCCCTGAAGATCGTCTCTCCCACCATGCTCGAGCTCACGCTCGTCAACACCGCGCCCAGCGTGGGGGCGGCGCCCACCAGCTGGAACTTCGTCTCGGGTGGAACCGCCACGCTGCCTTCCGCGAGCGCGTTCGTCGTGACGGTGGGCGGCCAGACCGTTCCGGTTTCGACGGTGGGCTTCAAGCGCCGCCCGCTGTATGCACCGGATCGGGTGTACGATCTGCGCATCGGCAACTACCTCTACCTGCAGCTGTCGACGCCCATCAGCGATGGCGCGGCGGTGAGCGTCACCAATCCGGGGAACACGCTGTGGCCGTCGACCATGCTCTGGCAGGCTTCCGCGGCGCCCACCCGCTACAGCCCGGTGGTTCACGTCAACCAGGAAGGCTACGTGCCGGCTTTTGCAAAGAAGGCCACGGTCAGCTATTTCCTGGGCAGCCTGGGCGAGCTGAACATCCCGTCGACCACATTCCAGGTGCTCGACATGAGCGGACAGAGCGTGTTCTCGGGCACGCTCACGGCGCGGCCGGAACAGGGGCTGTCCACCACACCGCCGCTGTACCAGAAGGTGTATGTTGCCGATTTCACGGCATTCAAGACACCGGGTCAGTACCGCCTGTTCGTTCCGGGACTGGGCGCGAGCTATCCGTTTCGCATCGATGACGGCCTGGCGGGAGACTTCGCGCGTGCGTACGCGCTCGGTCTCTACCACAAGCGCTGCGGCACCACCAACGCACTGCCGTTCACGCGGTTCGTGCACGGGGCGTGCCACATCCTCGCGGCGCAGATCCCCACGCTCGATCCGATCTTCGCGAACACCCAGTCGTTCCTGAGCGCCTTCGTGTCGGTGGCTTCTGACGCGTATCAGACCGCGCAGAAGATGACGGATACCTCGAAGTCATTGTACCCGTTCGTCAACTCGGGCACGCAAGATGTGCACGGCGGACACCACGATGCAGGCGACTACAGCAAGTACGCCATCGACGTGGCACAGCTGGCGCACCATCTGCTGTTCGCGGCCGATAACTTCGCCGGCGTGGCCCAGCTCGACAATCTCGGGATTCCCGAGAGCGGCGACGGGCAGAGCGACATCCTGCAGGAAGCCATGTGGGAGGCCGACTACCTCGTACGCAACCAGGATGCCGACGGGGGCTTCTACTTCCTCACCTATCCGCGCGACATGAAGTACGAGTACAACATGCTGCCGGATGACGGCATCGTACAGGTGACCTATCCCAAGAACACCAGCGCCACTGCCGCCTGCACCGCGGCCCTGGCCGAGATGGGCTCGTCGCCGCTGGTGAAGGCTCAGTTCCCCACGAAGGCGGCGGCCTACATGGCGGCGGCCAACAAGGGGTGGACCTTCCTCAACAATGCCTGGGCGAAGTACGGTCGCCAGGGCGCCTATCAGACCGTGACCTTCTACGGCCTGGTGTTCAGCGACAAGGACGAGATCGCGTGGTGCGAGGCGGCCATGTACGCGGCCACCAACGACCCGAGCATCTTTGCGATGCTGAAGGCCGACATGCCGGATCCGGCGTCGTCGACGCTCAGCCGCTGGGGCTGGTGGAGGCTGTTCGAGGGATACGGGTGCGCCATTCGCGACATCGCGTTCGCGGTGAAGAGCGGTCGCCTCCCCTCGGTCGACGCCACCTATCTTGCGGCTTGCCAGGGCCAGGTCGCGGCGGGTGGACAGGACCAGCTCGGATTCACCAATGCGAGCGCCTTCGGCGTGGCCTACGCCTCGGCAGACAAGCGATATGGAAACGCGGCGTGGTACTGCGCGGGCGATCGTGCCTTCGACATGGTCGTGGCCTACCAGCTCAACCCGTCGCAGGCGCTGCTCGACGCCATCGTGAGCAACGTCGACTACGAGCATGGCAACAACCCCGTGAACGAGTCGTTCATCACGGGCTGCGGGTGGCAGCGACGTCGTGAGATGGTCGATCAGTACTCGAAGAACGATCGGCGCCAGCTACCGGCCTCCGGCGTTCCCATCGGCATTCTCACCAACGTGATGCCGGTGCTGAGCACCTACGGCACCTCGCTTCGCGATCTGACCTACCCGGCCGACAGCAGCACCACGCCGGGGTACGGCATCTACGATCGCCTGACAGACACCTGGAACGTACAGACCGAGATCGTCACCAGCCTCGCGGCAAGTGGTCTCGCATCGGAGGCGTTCCTCATGACCCTCACGCCGGTGAAGAGCCAGGCCTGGAAGGCCCCTTCGGCCAGCATCTCGCTGTCCGGAGCGGCGGCGATCAACACGCCCGTCACGGCGACGTTGAGCGTTCCCGGTCTCGACCTCTCGACGGCGAGTCGCATCGTGTGGGAGGCGGCAGGGCAGCAGCCCATCTTCGGGGGCGCCAGCATGACCTACGCACCCACCGCGTCAGGCGCAGCCTGGGTTGAGGCCGAGGTTCAGTGGCCGGATGGCCGGCGCGCGTTCGCGTCGCTCGACTTCTCGGTCTCGTC